Proteins encoded together in one Impatiens glandulifera chromosome 1, dImpGla2.1, whole genome shotgun sequence window:
- the LOC124921946 gene encoding meiotic recombination protein SPO11-1-like, whose protein sequence is MTLAILEDVCNGRSPLIFIDRFRNYCTDVTSRCDCKSDSSKGQEIVGIQRECHVHRLGLLLLICRSIITYFEDLSFKEANFYLTF, encoded by the exons ATGACTCTAGCGATACTCGAGGATGTGTGCAATGGAAGGTCGCCATTGATCTTCATCGATCGCTTCCGAAATTACTGCACCGATGTTACTAGCCGCTG TGATTGCAAGTCTGATTCTTCAAAGGGACAGGAAATTGTTGGTATACAAAGAGAATGCCATGTACATAGACTAGGTTTGTTGCTCTTGATTTGTCGAAGCATCATTAcatattttgaagatttgagtTTTAAAGAGGCTAACTTCTATTTGACTTTCTAA